One genomic region from Granulicatella adiacens ATCC 49175 encodes:
- the mutS gene encoding DNA mismatch repair protein MutS — protein sequence MPQKTKHTPMMQQYFSIKEKYPDCLLFYRLGDFYELFYDDAIEAARLLEITLTSRNKNAEDPIPMCGVPHHAAKEYIKTLIELGKKVAICEQLEDPKLTKGMVKRDVVQVLTPGTYTEYQAQNQNHYLVSILPLVGKRYALSYVDVSTGELKVTQLENLEEVRSECSSLLCREVVLVDSDVTEELRHLFTSMQILISTIEKDEINAEDCTDLVSELEDEASVRCVQNLLSYLKLTQKRSFSHLQKAQAYQSEFYLSMNYETKRNLELTMTIRSNQKHGSLFWFLDETQTAMGGRLLKQWLEKPLVLEGAIQKRHALVETLNQHYFERTDFIETLKRVYDLERIVGKVSFGTANARDLLQLKQTLSQVPIFKSIVDSLDSEAWSALGENLFDIPELYDLIDRAIDEDAPLTISDGNIIRSGYNATLDTYRDTMKHGKEWIASLQQQEREQTGISSLKISFNKVFGYYIEVTKSNLSKLDSSRYERKQTLANAERFITPELKEKETLILEAEEKSSALEYQLFVEVREQVKHYTAELQQLAKTVATIDVLQAFSVVSERYHLVKPTISMKNRRLWIEDGRHPVVEKVMGQSTYVPNSISMSPDEHILLITGPNMSGKSTYMRQLALCVILAQIGCFVPAKSATIPVFTKIFTRIGAADDLISGQSTFMVEMMETNHALRNADETSLLLFDEIGRGTATYDGMALAEAIITYIHEHLSAKVLFSTHYHELTRLSEKYADLRNVHVGAVEENGEVVFLHKVLEGPADKSYGIHVAKLAGLPTELLKNASTILNHLEAKGAANENSTFVEQVSLFEEEAETMPEWVRELKGLNLMSMTPMDAMNILYKWQQIEKGE from the coding sequence ATGCCACAAAAAACGAAACACACACCGATGATGCAACAGTATTTTTCGATTAAAGAAAAATATCCTGATTGCTTATTGTTTTATCGACTAGGTGATTTTTATGAATTGTTTTATGATGATGCGATTGAAGCAGCACGACTTCTCGAAATTACACTAACCAGTCGAAATAAAAATGCTGAGGACCCAATTCCAATGTGTGGGGTTCCGCATCATGCCGCAAAAGAATATATAAAAACGCTGATTGAACTTGGAAAGAAAGTAGCCATTTGTGAGCAGTTGGAAGATCCAAAGCTTACAAAGGGAATGGTGAAGAGAGACGTTGTTCAAGTCTTGACGCCTGGGACGTATACAGAATATCAAGCGCAAAATCAAAACCATTATTTAGTATCGATTTTACCGCTTGTTGGGAAACGATATGCACTCTCATATGTGGATGTGTCAACTGGGGAATTAAAAGTGACACAACTTGAAAACTTAGAAGAAGTGCGTAGCGAATGCTCAAGTTTACTATGCCGTGAAGTCGTTCTTGTCGATAGTGATGTGACAGAAGAACTTCGCCATCTGTTTACAAGCATGCAAATCTTGATTTCAACGATTGAAAAAGATGAAATTAATGCAGAAGACTGCACAGACTTAGTCTCAGAACTAGAAGATGAAGCTTCCGTTCGATGCGTACAAAATCTATTAAGTTATTTGAAACTGACTCAAAAGAGAAGTTTCTCGCACTTACAAAAAGCACAAGCATATCAAAGCGAGTTCTATCTCTCAATGAATTATGAGACAAAACGTAACTTAGAATTAACGATGACAATCCGTTCCAACCAAAAACATGGGTCACTATTCTGGTTCTTAGACGAGACGCAAACGGCGATGGGTGGACGTCTCCTCAAACAATGGCTTGAAAAACCACTTGTATTAGAAGGAGCGATTCAAAAACGCCATGCATTAGTAGAAACATTGAACCAACATTACTTCGAGCGTACAGACTTTATCGAAACATTGAAACGTGTGTACGACTTAGAAAGAATCGTGGGAAAAGTGTCATTTGGAACCGCCAATGCACGAGACCTCTTGCAACTTAAACAAACACTTAGTCAAGTACCAATCTTTAAATCGATTGTGGATAGCTTGGACTCAGAGGCATGGAGCGCTCTTGGAGAAAACTTATTCGACATTCCTGAGTTATACGATTTAATCGACCGTGCCATCGACGAAGATGCGCCACTGACGATTTCAGATGGAAATATTATCCGTTCAGGATATAACGCGACACTCGATACGTACCGCGATACGATGAAACACGGAAAAGAATGGATTGCTTCTCTCCAACAACAAGAACGTGAGCAAACAGGCATCAGTTCATTGAAGATTAGTTTCAACAAGGTGTTTGGGTACTATATCGAAGTGACAAAATCAAATCTATCGAAACTCGATAGTAGCCGCTATGAGCGTAAACAAACGCTGGCGAATGCGGAACGTTTTATTACGCCTGAATTAAAAGAAAAAGAAACGCTCATTCTAGAAGCGGAAGAAAAATCAAGTGCACTCGAATATCAATTATTCGTAGAAGTGCGTGAACAGGTGAAACATTATACGGCCGAGTTGCAACAATTGGCAAAAACGGTCGCAACGATAGACGTCCTGCAAGCCTTCAGTGTGGTGAGCGAACGTTATCACCTGGTGAAGCCTACGATTTCAATGAAGAACCGTAGACTCTGGATTGAGGATGGTCGCCATCCGGTTGTTGAAAAGGTGATGGGACAATCAACGTATGTTCCAAATAGCATTTCAATGAGTCCAGACGAGCATATTCTTCTCATTACTGGGCCGAATATGTCCGGTAAATCGACTTACATGAGACAATTAGCGCTCTGTGTGATCTTAGCGCAAATCGGATGTTTTGTACCTGCTAAGAGTGCAACGATTCCAGTCTTTACGAAAATCTTTACCCGTATTGGGGCTGCTGATGATTTAATTTCTGGACAAAGTACATTCATGGTAGAGATGATGGAGACAAACCATGCACTTCGAAATGCCGATGAAACAAGCTTGCTATTGTTTGACGAAATCGGACGTGGAACGGCTACTTATGATGGAATGGCGCTCGCTGAAGCCATCATCACATATATTCACGAGCATTTATCTGCAAAAGTATTATTCTCAACACACTACCACGAGTTAACAAGACTCAGCGAGAAATATGCAGATTTACGCAATGTGCATGTGGGAGCCGTTGAAGAAAATGGCGAAGTGGTCTTCTTGCATAAAGTATTAGAAGGTCCTGCTGATAAGAGTTACGGAATTCATGTGGCGAAACTGGCTGGGCTGCCAACAGAGCTGTTAAAAAATGCCAGCACGATTTTAAATCATTTAGAAGCTAAAGGGGCAGCTAATGAAAATAGCACCTTCGTGGAACAAGTATCGCTCTTTGAAGAAGAAGCAGAAACTATGCCTGAATGGGTTCGCGAGCTTAAAGGATTAAACTTAATGAGCATGACGCCAATGGATGCAATGAACATCCTGTATAAATGGCAACAAATAGAAAAGGGTGAGTAG
- the mutL gene encoding DNA mismatch repair endonuclease MutL encodes MGTIKELSPLLTNQIAAGEVIERPSSVVKELLENAIDAGSTRIEIEIEESGLRKIRIQDNGSGMTKEDARMSIKRHTTSKLYSPEQLFRIRTLGFRGEALASITAVSKVTLTTSTGEDSGVELKIESGEIKEEKTVPPLKGTTFLVEDLFYNTPARLKFVRTLQTELAHITDVVSKASLSHPEIAFILKNDGNLLLQTSGKGELLQAVAGNIGPVNARKMLPFSGEDEDFKVSGYTSLPELTRSNRNYLSIFINGRPIRNMAIAKAITLGYGSTLMVGRFPITIISIEMDVQLVDVNVHPTKQEVRISKEQELSLVIQKAIREAIQGVQRIPESIEDLSFKRKENRVEAPKPVQQTLEWQLKTPIVEPTRVETPSYSENVREEVEVLPVDDAPIQVRKVVEPVLQEKLVDSHDDHADYLKLAEKIDTQPFEKEFPELHYFGQMHGTYLFAQNEKGLYMIDQHAAQERIKYEQFKVEIGQVGRVSQPLMVPILLEFSKKDSVKLEERLSLVEEFGIEMEPFGQNTFQIQSHPAWIKKGQEKAIIEEIIDFILADEKITVAKLREATAIMMSCKGSIKANHHLSEWEARQLLVDLAKCKNPYNCPHGRPVLVHLTNKDLEHLFKRIQDPHQTKRQQFE; translated from the coding sequence ATGGGAACCATTAAAGAATTAAGTCCATTACTGACAAACCAAATCGCAGCAGGGGAAGTCATCGAACGTCCTTCTTCTGTGGTGAAGGAATTGCTCGAAAACGCGATTGACGCTGGCAGTACTCGTATCGAGATTGAAATCGAAGAGAGTGGTCTTCGCAAGATTCGCATTCAAGATAACGGAAGTGGGATGACGAAAGAGGATGCTCGTATGTCGATTAAACGTCATACAACGAGTAAACTCTATTCGCCAGAACAACTCTTTAGAATTCGTACACTTGGGTTCCGTGGTGAAGCCTTAGCGAGTATTACGGCCGTATCGAAAGTGACGCTGACAACTTCTACCGGAGAAGACAGCGGCGTAGAGTTAAAGATCGAGTCTGGTGAAATCAAAGAAGAGAAGACCGTTCCACCATTAAAAGGAACGACTTTCCTAGTTGAAGATTTGTTTTATAATACACCGGCTAGGTTGAAATTCGTTCGTACATTGCAGACGGAGTTAGCTCATATTACGGATGTAGTGAGTAAAGCATCTCTCAGTCACCCAGAAATTGCCTTTATTTTAAAAAATGACGGTAATCTGTTATTGCAAACTTCTGGGAAGGGTGAGTTGCTGCAAGCAGTCGCAGGAAATATTGGACCCGTAAATGCTCGTAAGATGTTACCTTTTAGTGGAGAAGACGAAGATTTCAAAGTATCAGGATATACGTCGCTCCCAGAACTCACTCGTTCAAACCGCAATTACTTATCGATTTTCATTAATGGACGACCAATACGCAATATGGCAATCGCAAAGGCCATTACATTAGGATACGGATCCACATTAATGGTCGGACGATTCCCAATTACCATTATTTCGATTGAAATGGACGTACAACTCGTTGATGTGAACGTGCATCCAACGAAACAAGAAGTTCGAATCAGTAAAGAGCAAGAACTTTCTCTCGTAATTCAAAAAGCGATTAGAGAGGCGATACAGGGTGTACAACGCATTCCTGAGTCGATTGAAGACTTGTCCTTCAAACGCAAAGAAAACAGGGTAGAAGCTCCAAAACCAGTCCAACAAACTTTGGAGTGGCAATTGAAGACACCTATTGTGGAGCCTACTCGCGTAGAAACACCTTCTTATTCAGAAAATGTAAGAGAAGAAGTGGAAGTTCTACCGGTCGATGATGCGCCTATTCAAGTAAGGAAAGTAGTTGAACCTGTCCTTCAAGAAAAACTCGTGGACAGCCACGATGACCATGCAGACTACTTGAAATTAGCTGAGAAAATCGATACACAGCCTTTCGAAAAGGAATTCCCAGAATTGCATTATTTTGGACAAATGCATGGAACTTATTTATTCGCGCAAAACGAAAAAGGCTTATATATGATTGACCAACATGCCGCCCAAGAACGGATTAAATATGAACAGTTCAAAGTGGAGATTGGTCAAGTAGGCCGAGTCAGTCAACCACTAATGGTTCCGATATTACTGGAGTTCTCGAAGAAGGATAGCGTGAAATTGGAAGAACGATTATCCCTTGTTGAGGAGTTTGGAATTGAGATGGAACCATTTGGACAAAATACCTTCCAAATTCAATCGCATCCAGCATGGATTAAGAAAGGGCAGGAGAAGGCGATTATTGAAGAGATTATCGACTTTATCTTGGCCGACGAGAAGATTACGGTAGCTAAATTAAGAGAAGCTACAGCGATCATGATGAGCTGTAAAGGTTCGATTAAAGCCAATCACCACTTAAGTGAATGGGAAGCACGTCAGTTATTAGTGGATTTAGCAAAATGTAAAAATCCATATAACTGTCCGCACGGTAGACCCGTACTCGTTCATTTAACGAATAAGGACTTGGAACATCTCTTCAAGAGAATTCAAGATCCGCATCAAACGAAACGACAACAATTTGAATAG
- the msrB gene encoding peptide-methionine (R)-S-oxide reductase MsrB: MEFSKEELKKRLTEIQYEVTQNEATERPFSGEYDDFYEEGIYLDIVSGEPLFSSKDKFDAGCGWPSFSKPIENTTLTEKEDYKLSRKRTEVRSGQADSHLGHVFEDGPKELGGLRYCINSASLRFVPVDKLEEEGYGEFLQYFK, from the coding sequence ATGGAATTTTCAAAAGAAGAACTAAAAAAACGATTAACAGAAATTCAATACGAAGTGACTCAAAATGAAGCCACAGAAAGACCTTTCTCAGGAGAATATGATGATTTCTACGAAGAAGGAATCTATTTAGATATCGTCAGTGGTGAACCACTTTTTAGCTCAAAGGATAAATTTGATGCAGGATGTGGATGGCCATCATTTTCAAAACCAATTGAAAATACAACTCTAACGGAGAAAGAAGATTACAAACTAAGCCGTAAAAGAACTGAAGTAAGAAGTGGACAAGCAGATTCACATTTAGGACACGTCTTTGAAGACGGTCCAAAAGAATTAGGTGGACTACGTTATTGCATTAATTCAGCGTCTCTTCGCTTTGTCCCAGTTGATAAACTCGAAGAAGAAGGTTACGGAGAGTTTCTTCAATATTTTAAATAA